A window from Ignavibacteriota bacterium encodes these proteins:
- a CDS encoding Gfo/Idh/MocA family oxidoreductase, which translates to MKTKINWGILGTATIAIDQIIPSIQKSYNSQLVAIASRNFEKAKIVSEKFSIPKYYGKYEELLRDPEIDAVYIPLPNHLHVEFAIKSLENGKNVLVEKPIGMNKNEIIKLIETSNKYPNLKIMEAFMYKFHPQWKKSKELITNGKIGELNYIQSSFTFYDDNPNSIVNKKEYGGGSLMDIGCYSISLSNYLFEKNPKTIFAVNEIHPNCKIDITTSVILEYLNGCSSFFCSTQMEENQNVKIFGTKGIIELPKPFNPSNDKKSFILLTKNNVIQKIEFEICNQYEKQISEFSESIITNKNLPTTLNESLSNINIIEKIFESAEKGEKIFMQY; encoded by the coding sequence ATGAAAACAAAAATTAATTGGGGTATTCTTGGAACAGCGACAATTGCCATTGATCAAATTATTCCTTCAATTCAAAAAAGTTACAACTCACAATTAGTAGCTATTGCTTCAAGAAATTTTGAAAAAGCAAAAATCGTATCTGAAAAATTTAGTATCCCTAAATACTATGGAAAATATGAAGAATTATTAAGAGATCCCGAAATAGATGCAGTTTATATTCCTTTGCCAAATCATTTGCATGTTGAGTTCGCAATAAAATCTCTTGAAAATGGTAAAAATGTATTAGTCGAAAAACCAATTGGGATGAATAAAAATGAAATAATTAAATTGATTGAAACTTCAAATAAATATCCAAATTTAAAAATTATGGAAGCATTTATGTATAAGTTTCATCCGCAATGGAAAAAATCAAAAGAATTAATAACAAATGGTAAAATTGGAGAACTTAATTATATTCAATCTTCATTTACTTTTTATGATGATAATCCAAACAGCATAGTCAATAAAAAGGAATATGGCGGCGGGAGCCTAATGGATATTGGTTGTTATTCAATCTCACTTAGTAATTATCTTTTTGAAAAAAATCCGAAAACAATATTTGCAGTAAATGAAATTCATCCAAATTGTAAAATTGATATTACAACAAGTGTAATATTGGAGTATCTAAATGGATGCTCTTCTTTTTTTTGTTCAACTCAAATGGAAGAAAATCAAAATGTAAAAATATTCGGAACAAAAGGAATTATAGAATTACCAAAACCTTTTAATCCTTCTAATGATAAAAAATCATTTATTTTATTAACCAAGAATAATGTTATTCAGAAAATTGAATTTGAAATTTGCAATCAATATGAAAAACAAATCAGTGAATTTTCTGAATCAATTATAACCAATAAAAATTTACCAACAACACTTAATGAATCTTTATCAAATATAAATATAATTGAAAAGATTTTTGAAAGTGCAGAAAAAGGTGAGAAAATTTTCATGCAATATTAA